The proteins below come from a single Kitasatospora sp. NBC_00315 genomic window:
- a CDS encoding XdhC family protein: MHDIAEQLQAWHASGRSFAVATVVGVSGSAPRDPGAALAVDAAGEAIGSVSGGCVEGAVYELCREAIADGQPVLERFGYSDEDAFAVGLTCGGVLDVFVQPITPGADPALDAGITYIASGTPVALARVIEGPAGLLGATVAVTADSHHGSLSPSPAAAAHPSPATAPPTTRFARPLPSLERAAVAEARAMLDAGRTGRLVLGADGRPCDEGQQGTVTFFVESYVPAPRMLVFGAIDFAAAVVRIGKFLGYHVTVCDARPVFATARRFPDADQVVVDWPHRYLDSQLDRIDGRTVLCVLTHDAKFDIPLLERALRLPVGFVGAMGSRRTHRDRNTRLREVGLTEAEIGRLRSPIGLDLGARTPEETAVSVAAEIVAYRRGGSCLPLSAGEGPIHHDLARPAEQPSRSHAA, from the coding sequence ATGCACGACATCGCCGAACAGCTGCAGGCCTGGCACGCGTCCGGCCGCTCCTTCGCCGTGGCCACCGTGGTCGGCGTCTCCGGCAGCGCGCCCCGCGACCCCGGCGCCGCACTGGCCGTGGACGCGGCCGGCGAGGCGATCGGCAGCGTGTCCGGCGGGTGCGTCGAGGGGGCCGTGTACGAGCTCTGCCGGGAGGCCATCGCCGACGGGCAGCCCGTCCTGGAGCGCTTCGGATACAGCGACGAGGACGCCTTCGCGGTCGGCCTGACCTGCGGCGGGGTGCTCGACGTGTTCGTCCAGCCGATCACCCCGGGGGCCGACCCCGCCCTCGACGCCGGGATCACCTACATCGCCTCCGGAACGCCGGTGGCCCTCGCCCGGGTGATCGAAGGCCCGGCCGGACTGCTCGGCGCCACCGTCGCCGTGACCGCCGACAGCCACCACGGCTCGCTCTCACCCTCCCCCGCGGCCGCCGCCCACCCGTCGCCCGCCACCGCGCCTCCCACGACGCGCTTCGCACGGCCCCTCCCCTCGCTCGAACGCGCCGCCGTCGCCGAGGCCCGGGCCATGCTGGACGCCGGCCGCACCGGCCGGCTCGTGCTCGGCGCGGACGGGCGCCCCTGCGACGAAGGGCAGCAGGGCACCGTCACCTTCTTCGTCGAGTCCTACGTCCCCGCGCCCCGGATGCTGGTCTTCGGCGCCATCGACTTCGCCGCAGCCGTGGTGCGGATCGGCAAATTCCTCGGCTACCACGTGACCGTCTGCGACGCCCGCCCGGTCTTCGCCACCGCCCGGCGCTTCCCCGACGCCGACCAGGTCGTCGTCGACTGGCCGCACCGCTACCTGGACTCCCAGCTCGACCGGATCGACGGCCGCACGGTGCTCTGCGTCCTCACCCACGACGCCAAGTTCGACATCCCGCTGCTGGAGCGCGCCCTGCGGCTGCCGGTCGGCTTCGTCGGCGCGATGGGATCGCGCCGCACCCACCGCGACCGCAACACCCGGCTGCGCGAGGTCGGCCTGACCGAGGCGGAGATCGGCCGGCTGCGCTCCCCCATCGGCCTCGACCTCGGTGCCCGCACCCCCGAGGAGACCGCCGTCTCGGTGGCCGCCGAGATCGTCGCGTACCGCCGGGGCGGCAGCTGCCTCCCCCTCTCGGCCGGCGAGGGCCCGATCCACCACGACCTGGCCCGGCCGGCGGAGCAACCGTCCCGGTCGCACGCGGCCTGA
- a CDS encoding cold-shock protein has product MATGIVTTYHDELGYGAITPDDGGPEVIVYYDSVIGEGGRVPTAAPGRHVLPVGQKVSYQPAQEEGRTVAEQVRLL; this is encoded by the coding sequence ATGGCCACCGGCATCGTGACCACGTACCACGACGAACTCGGCTACGGCGCGATCACGCCCGACGACGGCGGGCCCGAGGTGATCGTCTACTACGACTCGGTCATCGGCGAGGGCGGCCGGGTACCGACCGCCGCGCCGGGGCGCCACGTGCTGCCGGTCGGGCAGAAGGTCAGCTACCAGCCCGCCCAGGAGGAGGGCCGCACCGTGGCGGAGCAGGTCCGGCTGCTCTAG
- a CDS encoding SDR family oxidoreductase, giving the protein MTTRRRTVHSADGLPLAVFEQGDPAGSTVLLVHGYPDTHVVWDDIAADLARDHHVVRYDVRGAGASGVPADRDGYRLEHLAADLFAVADAVSPDRPVHLVAHDWGSLQSWEAVTSPGAGQRLASYTTLSGPCLDHLGFWLRRRMRRPTPRHLRQLLAQGLHSWYITAFHLPLLAPATWRFGLARAWPRVLRDLEGVAPRPGHPQPTLRQDAVRGIELYRANMRPTLRNPRERPTEVPVQLVTLTRDRYVGVALSEGLERWVPHLTRRSLDATHWSALLEKGPAVAGLVREFAARTEAGEKAGPPQDGPLVVVTGAGSGIGRATALAFAEQGSRVVVCDLDLDAATRTAELASLIGPPAHAYRVDVSDGAAVDAFAQQVAATHGVPDVLVNNAGIGHSGTFLQTTEKEWQRVLDVNLWGVIHGCRAFGTLMAERGEGGHIVNLASAAAYLPSKLLAAYATSKAAVLMLSDCLRAELAPARIGVSAICPGIVNTNITRTTTFSGVSGEQQAAKQQRASKLYARRGFPPEKVAAEIVRAVRTGKPVVPVTFEAKAARLLGRLSPGLLRLAARLNVG; this is encoded by the coding sequence ATGACCACCCGCCGCCGTACCGTGCACAGCGCCGACGGGCTGCCGCTCGCCGTCTTCGAGCAGGGCGACCCGGCCGGATCGACCGTCCTGCTGGTGCACGGCTACCCCGACACCCACGTGGTCTGGGACGACATCGCCGCCGACCTCGCCCGCGACCACCACGTGGTCCGCTACGACGTGCGGGGCGCCGGCGCGTCCGGCGTGCCCGCCGACCGGGACGGCTACCGCCTCGAACACCTCGCCGCCGACCTGTTCGCGGTCGCCGACGCCGTCAGCCCCGACCGCCCGGTGCACCTGGTCGCCCACGACTGGGGATCGCTGCAGTCCTGGGAGGCCGTCACCTCCCCCGGCGCCGGGCAGCGGCTCGCCTCGTACACCACGCTGTCCGGCCCGTGCCTGGACCACCTGGGCTTCTGGCTGCGCCGCCGGATGCGCCGGCCCACGCCCAGGCACCTGCGACAGCTCCTCGCGCAGGGCCTGCACTCCTGGTACATCACCGCCTTCCACCTGCCGCTGCTCGCACCCGCCACCTGGCGGTTCGGGCTGGCCCGGGCCTGGCCGCGGGTGCTGCGCGACCTGGAGGGCGTCGCCCCGCGCCCCGGGCACCCGCAGCCGACCCTGCGCCAGGACGCCGTCCGCGGGATCGAGCTGTACCGGGCCAACATGCGGCCCACCCTGCGCAATCCGCGCGAACGGCCCACCGAGGTGCCGGTCCAGCTGGTCACCCTCACCCGGGACCGCTACGTCGGGGTCGCGCTCTCGGAGGGCCTGGAGCGGTGGGTGCCGCACCTCACCCGGCGCTCGCTCGACGCCACCCACTGGTCCGCGCTGCTGGAGAAGGGGCCCGCCGTGGCAGGTCTGGTCCGAGAGTTCGCCGCCCGTACCGAGGCCGGAGAGAAAGCCGGTCCGCCGCAGGACGGTCCGCTGGTGGTCGTCACCGGCGCCGGCAGCGGCATCGGCCGCGCCACCGCGCTGGCCTTCGCCGAGCAGGGCTCCCGGGTGGTGGTCTGCGACCTGGACCTCGATGCCGCGACCCGCACCGCCGAACTCGCCTCGCTGATCGGCCCGCCCGCCCACGCCTACCGGGTGGACGTCAGCGACGGCGCCGCCGTCGACGCCTTCGCCCAGCAGGTCGCCGCCACCCACGGCGTGCCGGACGTCCTGGTCAACAACGCCGGCATCGGCCACTCCGGGACGTTCCTGCAGACCACCGAGAAGGAGTGGCAGCGCGTCCTGGACGTCAACCTGTGGGGCGTCATCCACGGCTGCCGCGCCTTCGGCACCCTGATGGCCGAGCGCGGGGAGGGCGGCCACATCGTCAACCTCGCCTCGGCCGCCGCCTACCTGCCGTCCAAGCTGCTGGCCGCCTACGCCACCAGCAAGGCCGCCGTCCTGATGCTCTCGGACTGCCTGCGCGCCGAACTCGCCCCGGCCCGGATCGGCGTCAGCGCGATCTGCCCCGGCATCGTCAACACCAACATCACCCGCACCACGACCTTCTCCGGCGTCAGTGGCGAGCAGCAGGCCGCCAAGCAGCAGCGCGCCTCCAAGCTGTACGCCCGCCGCGGCTTCCCGCCCGAGAAGGTCGCCGCCGAGATCGTCCGCGCCGTCCGCACCGGCAAGCCGGTCGTCCCGGTCACCTTCGAGGCGAAGGCGGCCCGCCTGCTGGGCCGCCTCTCCCCGGGGCTGCTGCGCCTCGCGGCCCGGCTGAACGTGGGCTGA
- a CDS encoding M24 family metallopeptidase encodes MAVTAPRAARLPAFPYTDADLGRFRETQQLAYHCAEQVAAWIEPGVTERQATAKLRRCLVVAGVQDFFHVPFAWFGDRTAFRHFHTPLQFFAGSRRLEEGMPYVLDCAPVVDGYTADIGYGGKVGENPVWDRLAADLRVYRELILREVRARKPLSEVYAAVDAQIAAHGYDNRHQVYPGRVIGHQVTRTTARGPAGVNLFGFGVRTLQTLGRELIGERLQGRSPLWAGGRASRHAPTPGLWAVEPHIGFREVGIKFEELLVVTEDGAHWLDDDLPHVRRWNSTTTEEASR; translated from the coding sequence ATGGCCGTCACCGCACCGCGCGCCGCACGCCTGCCCGCCTTCCCCTACACCGACGCCGACCTCGGCCGGTTCCGGGAGACCCAGCAGCTCGCCTACCACTGCGCCGAGCAGGTCGCCGCCTGGATCGAACCGGGCGTCACCGAGCGCCAGGCGACCGCGAAGCTGCGCCGGTGCCTGGTCGTGGCCGGCGTGCAGGACTTCTTCCACGTGCCGTTCGCCTGGTTCGGCGACCGCACCGCCTTCCGGCACTTCCACACCCCGCTGCAGTTCTTCGCCGGCTCGCGCCGGCTGGAGGAGGGCATGCCGTACGTGCTGGACTGCGCGCCCGTGGTGGACGGCTACACCGCCGACATCGGCTACGGCGGCAAGGTCGGCGAGAACCCGGTCTGGGACCGCCTGGCCGCCGACCTGCGGGTCTACCGCGAGCTGATCCTGCGCGAGGTGCGGGCCCGCAAGCCGCTCAGCGAGGTCTACGCGGCGGTGGACGCGCAGATCGCCGCGCACGGCTACGACAACCGCCACCAGGTCTACCCGGGCCGGGTGATCGGCCACCAGGTGACCCGGACCACCGCTCGCGGGCCGGCCGGGGTGAACCTGTTCGGCTTCGGCGTGCGTACGCTGCAGACCCTCGGCCGCGAGCTGATCGGTGAGCGCCTGCAGGGCCGCTCGCCGCTCTGGGCCGGCGGCCGGGCCTCCCGGCACGCGCCGACGCCCGGTCTGTGGGCGGTCGAGCCGCACATCGGCTTCCGGGAGGTGGGCATCAAGTTCGAGGAGCTGCTGGTGGTCACCGAGGACGGCGCCCACTGGCTCGACGACGACCTGCCGCACGTGCGGCGCTGGAACAGCACCACCACCGAGGAGGCCTCCCGATGA
- a CDS encoding 2Fe-2S iron-sulfur cluster-binding protein gives MDLTTPPPDLYGRPEPDRFMRRVTAFGDRYTPALGSPLLRRSPRRAPARPVPPLQLAVTGHRTVAEDVVELRLADPGGDRLPAWQPGAHIRLRLPSGRERHYSLCGDPADAAVYRVAVRRLPGGGGGSTEIHDELALGARVTVRRPRNGFAFCAEPRVLLLAGGIGVTPLLPMAREARRLGLDWRLVHTGRTADALPFGDELRALDPARVEIRTDDREGVPTGADLLAHTRPGTAVYCCGPAPMLAAVQGALEASGARTLHFERFGAAPVLGGSRFTLRLGADGPLLDVPADRSALDVALEARPDLPYSCHQGFCGTCRVHLLAGTPEHRDRRLTGEERAAGVLLPCVSRAAEGETLVLDL, from the coding sequence ATGGACCTCACCACCCCGCCCCCCGACCTGTACGGCCGCCCGGAGCCCGACCGCTTCATGCGGCGCGTCACCGCCTTCGGCGACCGCTACACCCCGGCGCTCGGCAGCCCGCTGCTGCGCCGCAGCCCGCGTCGTGCGCCGGCCCGGCCGGTCCCGCCGCTGCAGCTGGCCGTCACCGGCCACCGGACGGTCGCCGAGGACGTGGTCGAGCTGCGGCTCGCCGACCCCGGCGGTGACCGGCTGCCGGCCTGGCAGCCGGGTGCGCACATCCGGCTGCGGCTGCCGTCCGGCCGCGAGCGCCACTACTCGCTCTGCGGCGACCCCGCCGACGCCGCGGTGTACCGCGTCGCGGTGCGTCGGCTGCCCGGGGGCGGCGGCGGCTCGACGGAGATCCACGACGAGCTCGCCCTCGGCGCCCGGGTGACCGTGCGCCGCCCCCGCAACGGCTTCGCGTTCTGCGCCGAGCCGCGCGTCCTGCTGCTGGCCGGCGGGATCGGCGTCACCCCGCTGCTGCCGATGGCCCGCGAGGCGCGGCGACTCGGGCTGGACTGGCGGTTGGTGCACACCGGCCGCACCGCGGACGCCCTGCCCTTCGGCGACGAGCTGCGTGCGCTGGACCCGGCCCGGGTGGAGATCCGCACCGACGACCGGGAGGGCGTTCCCACCGGAGCGGACCTGCTCGCCCACACCCGTCCGGGCACCGCCGTGTACTGCTGCGGTCCGGCCCCGATGCTCGCCGCCGTCCAGGGCGCGCTGGAGGCGTCCGGGGCCCGCACCCTGCACTTCGAGCGCTTCGGCGCCGCACCCGTGCTGGGCGGCAGCCGTTTCACCCTGCGCCTGGGCGCCGACGGCCCGCTGCTGGACGTCCCCGCCGACCGCTCGGCCCTGGACGTCGCCCTCGAGGCCCGCCCCGACCTGCCCTACTCCTGCCACCAGGGCTTCTGCGGCACCTGCCGGGTGCACCTGCTGGCCGGTACGCCCGAGCACCGCGACCGGCGCCTGACCGGGGAGGAGCGCGCGGCCGGAGTCCTGCTGCCCTGCGTCTCCCGCGCGGCCGAGGGCGAGACCCTCGTCCTCGACCTCTGA
- a CDS encoding metal-dependent hydrolase has translation MPRSTAAPTVHDSLVLEPRDVRFDWSQLPLHWIPDEPMATHTINVLHLLLPEGERWFVKVFKEALPLIRDDQLREEVLGFIGQESIHAEAHQEVLDHLLAQGLDPRPYVRQIAWLFQRVLGERSGLNARQRRENIIERVAFVAAIEHFTAFLGDWALNSPGLDRAKADPTMLDLLRWHGAEEVEHRSVAYDLMVHLDPGYLRRVRGMAVSGPLLVHLWVRGVRFLLAADPSLDGRIRPTWAEARRIANRGMLPDPIRSLRSGLRYLKRGYHPTQEGSSGQALSYLATSPAARAAAAPH, from the coding sequence ATGCCCCGCTCCACCGCCGCTCCCACCGTCCACGACAGCCTCGTCCTCGAACCCCGCGACGTCCGGTTCGACTGGTCGCAGCTTCCGCTGCACTGGATCCCGGACGAGCCGATGGCCACCCACACCATCAACGTGCTGCACCTGCTGCTGCCCGAGGGCGAGCGGTGGTTCGTCAAGGTGTTCAAGGAGGCGCTGCCCCTGATCAGGGACGACCAGCTGCGGGAGGAGGTGCTCGGCTTCATCGGCCAGGAGTCGATCCACGCCGAGGCCCACCAGGAGGTGCTGGACCACCTGCTGGCGCAGGGCCTGGACCCCCGCCCGTACGTGCGGCAGATCGCCTGGCTGTTCCAGCGGGTGCTCGGCGAGCGGAGCGGACTGAACGCCCGTCAGCGCCGGGAGAACATCATCGAGCGGGTCGCCTTCGTCGCCGCCATCGAGCACTTCACCGCCTTCCTCGGCGACTGGGCGCTCAACTCCCCGGGTCTGGACCGGGCCAAGGCCGACCCCACCATGCTCGACCTGCTGCGCTGGCACGGCGCCGAGGAGGTCGAGCACCGCAGCGTCGCCTACGACCTGATGGTCCACCTCGACCCGGGCTACCTGCGCCGGGTCCGCGGGATGGCGGTCTCCGGGCCGCTGCTGGTCCACCTCTGGGTACGGGGCGTGCGGTTCCTGCTCGCCGCCGACCCGAGCCTGGACGGACGGATCCGGCCCACCTGGGCGGAGGCCCGCCGGATCGCGAACCGCGGCATGCTGCCCGACCCGATCAGGTCGCTGCGCTCCGGTCTGCGCTACCTCAAGCGCGGCTACCACCCCACCCAGGAGGGCTCCTCCGGCCAGGCCCTCAGCTACCTGGCCACCTCCCCGGCGGCCCGCGCCGCGGCCGCCCCGCACTGA
- a CDS encoding IclR family transcriptional regulator, whose product MSTPARGRQATLDQGGPGPYRSLQHALRLLEAVDRHPGGVTTAGLARETSLPLPDVRRLTEFLETEGYLQVQDEAWVLGGTFALLGQYNREQLVRVRLNHKLAELRDELGAAVYFSRYHEGELSVEAVSAADHAPAVQEWVDFRATAHASAIGKCLLSQLDHDGRRDHLSRHPVARLTSRTVVDADQLMHRLERQLSTVPVLDIQEYALGTVCAAVPITAGSTVGCLATSMPVDNIHRLKSAAELLARRATPLLLAMAV is encoded by the coding sequence ATGTCGACACCGGCCAGGGGTCGTCAGGCCACGCTGGACCAGGGTGGCCCTGGCCCGTACCGCTCCCTGCAGCACGCGCTGAGACTGCTGGAGGCGGTCGACCGGCACCCCGGCGGCGTGACCACCGCCGGTCTGGCGCGGGAGACCTCGCTGCCGTTGCCGGACGTCCGGCGGCTGACCGAGTTCCTGGAGACCGAGGGCTACCTCCAGGTCCAGGACGAGGCCTGGGTGCTCGGGGGCACCTTCGCGCTGCTCGGGCAGTACAACCGCGAGCAGCTCGTCCGGGTCCGGCTCAACCACAAACTGGCCGAGCTGCGGGACGAGTTGGGTGCGGCGGTCTACTTCAGCCGCTACCACGAGGGCGAGTTGTCCGTCGAGGCGGTCTCCGCCGCCGACCACGCCCCGGCCGTCCAGGAGTGGGTGGACTTCCGGGCCACCGCGCACGCGAGCGCGATCGGCAAGTGCCTGCTCAGCCAGCTGGACCACGACGGCCGCCGCGATCACCTCTCCCGGCACCCGGTGGCCCGGCTGACCTCGCGCACCGTGGTCGACGCCGACCAGCTGATGCACCGTCTGGAGCGCCAGCTGTCCACCGTCCCGGTGCTCGACATCCAGGAGTACGCGCTCGGCACGGTCTGCGCGGCGGTCCCGATCACGGCCGGCAGCACGGTCGGCTGCCTGGCCACCTCGATGCCGGTCGACAACATCCACCGCCTCAAGAGCGCCGCCGAACTCCTGGCCCGGCGGGCGACCCCGCTGCTGCTGGCGATGGCGGTCTGA
- a CDS encoding catalase produces MSKILTTEAGAPVADNQNSASAGEYGPLLIQDQQLLEKLARFNRERIPERVVHARGSGAYGYFEVTDEVSRFTRADFLAEIGKRTEVFLRFSTVAGNLGSSDAVRDPRGFALKFYTAEGNYDLVGNNTPVFFIKDPIKFPDFIHSQKRDPFTGVQEADNVWDFWAHSPASTHQITWLFGDRGIPASYRHMNGYGSHTYQWVNEAGEAFWVKYHFKTNQGVRSLDGGQSAQVLGADADSHQRDLHQAIERGVFPSWTLYVQLMPVAEAAEYRFNPFDLTKVWPHADYPLQKVGRLVLNRNPENVFAEVEQAAFSPNNFVPGIGPSPDKMLQGRLFAYADAQRYRLGVNHTLLAVNAPRATEANNYGRDGLAAVNSSGRDKNYEPNSYDGPAQTDNALAAPVRLDGHTGTYSTPAHTKDDDFFQAGELYRLMSAGERSRLIDNLAGFLAQVTRDDVVEKNLAHFHAADEEYGARLEAAVAKLRAGDEG; encoded by the coding sequence ATGTCCAAGATCCTGACCACGGAGGCCGGCGCCCCGGTCGCCGACAACCAGAACTCGGCGTCGGCCGGCGAGTACGGCCCGCTGCTCATCCAGGACCAGCAGCTCCTGGAGAAGCTGGCCCGCTTCAACCGTGAGCGCATCCCGGAGCGCGTCGTGCACGCCCGCGGCTCCGGCGCCTACGGCTACTTCGAGGTCACCGACGAGGTCTCGCGGTTCACCCGCGCCGACTTCCTGGCCGAGATCGGCAAGCGCACCGAGGTCTTCCTGCGCTTCTCCACCGTGGCCGGCAACCTGGGCTCCAGCGACGCGGTGCGCGACCCGCGCGGCTTCGCGCTGAAGTTCTACACCGCCGAGGGCAACTACGACCTGGTCGGCAACAACACCCCGGTGTTCTTCATCAAGGACCCGATCAAGTTCCCCGACTTCATCCACTCGCAGAAGCGCGACCCGTTCACCGGCGTGCAGGAGGCGGACAACGTCTGGGACTTCTGGGCCCACTCGCCCGCCTCCACGCACCAGATCACCTGGCTCTTCGGCGACCGCGGCATCCCGGCCTCCTACCGCCACATGAACGGCTACGGCTCGCACACCTACCAGTGGGTCAACGAGGCCGGCGAGGCGTTCTGGGTGAAGTACCACTTCAAGACCAACCAGGGCGTCCGCTCGCTGGACGGCGGGCAGTCCGCACAGGTGCTCGGCGCCGACGCCGACAGCCACCAGCGCGACCTGCACCAGGCCATCGAGCGTGGTGTGTTCCCGTCCTGGACGCTGTACGTACAGCTGATGCCGGTGGCCGAGGCCGCCGAGTACCGCTTCAACCCCTTCGACCTCACCAAGGTGTGGCCGCACGCGGACTACCCGCTGCAGAAGGTCGGGCGCCTGGTGCTGAACCGGAACCCGGAGAACGTCTTCGCCGAGGTCGAGCAGGCCGCCTTCTCGCCGAACAACTTCGTGCCCGGCATCGGTCCCTCCCCGGACAAGATGCTCCAGGGCCGGCTGTTCGCCTACGCGGACGCCCAGCGCTACCGCCTCGGGGTCAACCACACCCTGCTCGCGGTCAACGCCCCCCGGGCGACCGAGGCGAACAACTACGGGCGCGACGGCCTCGCCGCGGTCAACAGCTCCGGCCGCGACAAGAACTACGAGCCCAACTCGTACGACGGCCCCGCGCAGACCGACAACGCGCTGGCCGCGCCGGTCAGGCTGGACGGCCACACCGGCACCTACAGCACGCCGGCCCACACCAAGGACGACGACTTCTTCCAGGCCGGTGAGCTCTACCGGCTGATGTCGGCGGGGGAGAGGAGCCGCCTGATCGACAACCTCGCGGGCTTCCTGGCGCAGGTCACCCGGGACGACGTCGTCGAGAAGAACCTCGCCCACTTCCACGCGGCCGACGAGGAGTACGGCGCCCGCTTGGAGGCGGCCGTCGCCAAGCTCCGCGCGGGCGACGAGGGCTGA
- the allB gene encoding allantoinase AllB, which translates to MPPSETPPATVVIRSRRVVLPDGERPADVLVRDGRIEQIAVHGSLPAGDDQLTDLGDTALLPGLVDTHVHVNEPGRTEWEGFATATRAAAAGGVTTIIDMPLNSVPPTTTVEGLAVKRKTAEGQSWVDLGFWGGAIPGNTGDLEPLHDAGVFGFKSFLAPSGVDEFPHVEQADLESALAEQARIGALAIIHAEDPDVLAAAPQQPGVHYRDFLASRPDDAETAAVARLLDTARRTGARVHILHVSSAAVLPLLRQARADGVRVTAETCPHYLTLAAEEVPDGDTAFKCCPPIRDESNRDALWAALAAGEFVAVVSDHSPSTPDLKLLRAYGGSGDFAAAWGGIASLQLGLPAIWTEARKRGHSLSDVVRWMSAGPASLVGLTGTKGAIAVGNDADLVAFDPDGAFAVRAEALHHRNPVTPYAGKALTGAVRTTWLRGRVVDVDAEPFGRQITRSRTLETHR; encoded by the coding sequence ATGCCCCCCAGCGAGACGCCACCCGCCACCGTGGTGATCCGCTCCCGCCGCGTGGTCCTCCCCGACGGCGAGCGGCCCGCCGACGTTCTGGTCCGGGACGGCAGGATCGAGCAGATCGCCGTCCACGGCTCGCTCCCGGCGGGAGACGACCAACTGACCGACCTCGGCGACACCGCCCTGCTCCCCGGTCTGGTCGACACCCACGTGCACGTCAACGAACCCGGCCGCACCGAGTGGGAGGGCTTCGCCACCGCCACCCGGGCCGCCGCCGCCGGCGGTGTCACCACGATCATCGACATGCCGCTGAACTCCGTCCCGCCGACCACCACGGTCGAGGGCCTGGCCGTCAAGCGGAAGACCGCCGAGGGCCAGTCCTGGGTCGACCTCGGATTCTGGGGCGGCGCGATCCCCGGCAACACCGGGGACCTGGAGCCCCTGCACGACGCCGGCGTGTTCGGCTTCAAGAGCTTCCTGGCCCCCTCCGGCGTGGACGAGTTCCCGCACGTCGAGCAGGCCGACCTGGAGAGCGCCCTCGCCGAGCAGGCCCGGATCGGCGCGCTGGCGATCATCCACGCCGAGGACCCGGACGTGCTGGCCGCGGCCCCGCAGCAACCCGGCGTGCACTACCGCGACTTCCTCGCCTCCCGACCCGACGACGCCGAGACCGCCGCCGTCGCCCGGCTGCTCGACACCGCCCGCCGCACCGGCGCCCGGGTGCACATCCTGCACGTCTCCTCCGCCGCCGTGCTGCCGCTGCTGCGGCAGGCCCGCGCGGACGGCGTCCGGGTGACCGCCGAGACCTGCCCGCACTACCTCACCCTCGCGGCCGAGGAGGTGCCGGACGGCGACACCGCCTTCAAGTGCTGCCCGCCGATCCGCGACGAGTCCAACCGGGACGCGCTCTGGGCGGCCCTGGCCGCGGGCGAGTTCGTCGCGGTGGTCTCCGACCACTCGCCCTCCACCCCGGATCTCAAGCTGCTCAGGGCCTACGGCGGCAGCGGCGACTTCGCCGCCGCCTGGGGCGGCATCGCCTCGCTGCAGCTCGGCCTGCCGGCCATCTGGACCGAGGCCCGCAAGCGCGGCCACAGCCTCTCCGACGTGGTCCGCTGGATGTCCGCCGGCCCCGCCTCGCTGGTCGGCCTCACCGGCACCAAGGGCGCCATCGCCGTCGGGAACGACGCAGACCTGGTCGCCTTCGACCCGGACGGCGCCTTCGCGGTCCGCGCCGAGGCGCTGCACCACCGCAACCCCGTGACGCCGTACGCGGGCAAGGCGCTGACCGGCGCCGTCCGCACCACCTGGCTCCGCGGCCGGGTGGTGGACGTGGACGCCGAGCCGTTCGGCCGTCAGATCACCCGTTCCCGAACCCTGGAGACGCACCGATGA
- a CDS encoding glycerate kinase produces the protein MPATPTQGHVVVAPDKFKGTLEGAEVAARIAAGLRRAAPGVEVRELPVADGGEGTLAAALAAGFTRVAAKVAGPTGLPVDAAIAVRGDTAVVELAQSSGLARLPGGRTAPLAAGSYGVGQLIGRAVALGARRIVLGLGGSACTDGGAGMVQALGVGLYDAQGAELAPGGAALRRLARIDLGPLADVLAGVEVVVACDVDNPLLGVRGATAVYGPQKGADVEDLLILEEGLTRFADVVGEVSGRDLRNAPGAGAAGGVGFAALALLGATMRPGIELMLELLGFDEAVRGARLVVTGEGCLDAQTLHGKAPAGVAAAATRAGVRVAAVAGRLELAENEWRGAGFAAAIALTQLAEQPGDSMTRAGELAEVAGERLAAAFLVDRSR, from the coding sequence ATGCCCGCCACCCCCACCCAGGGCCATGTCGTCGTCGCGCCCGACAAGTTCAAGGGCACGCTGGAGGGCGCCGAGGTCGCCGCCAGGATCGCCGCCGGCCTGCGGCGCGCCGCACCCGGCGTCGAGGTCCGCGAGCTGCCCGTCGCCGACGGTGGTGAGGGCACCCTGGCCGCCGCGCTGGCGGCCGGCTTCACCCGGGTGGCCGCCAAGGTGGCCGGCCCGACCGGACTGCCGGTGGACGCGGCGATCGCCGTCCGCGGCGACACCGCCGTGGTCGAGCTGGCCCAGTCCTCCGGCCTGGCCCGGCTGCCCGGCGGGCGCACCGCGCCGCTGGCGGCCGGTTCGTACGGGGTCGGCCAGCTGATCGGCCGCGCCGTCGCCCTGGGGGCCCGGCGGATCGTGCTCGGCCTCGGCGGCAGCGCCTGCACCGACGGCGGCGCCGGCATGGTGCAGGCGCTCGGCGTCGGCCTGTACGACGCGCAGGGCGCGGAGCTCGCCCCCGGCGGCGCCGCGCTGCGCCGGCTGGCACGGATCGACCTCGGCCCGCTCGCCGACGTCCTGGCGGGCGTGGAGGTGGTGGTCGCCTGCGACGTCGACAACCCGCTGCTCGGGGTGCGCGGCGCGACCGCCGTCTACGGCCCGCAGAAGGGCGCGGACGTCGAGGACCTGCTGATCCTGGAGGAGGGCCTGACCCGCTTCGCCGACGTGGTCGGCGAAGTGAGCGGACGGGACCTGCGAAACGCCCCCGGCGCCGGAGCCGCGGGCGGGGTCGGTTTCGCCGCCCTCGCCCTGCTCGGCGCCACCATGCGGCCCGGCATCGAGCTGATGCTCGAACTGCTGGGCTTCGACGAGGCCGTGCGTGGGGCACGCCTCGTCGTGACGGGTGAGGGCTGCCTGGACGCGCAGACGCTCCACGGCAAGGCCCCCGCCGGCGTTGCCGCGGCGGCCACTCGGGCGGGGGTTCGAGTGGCCGCTGTGGCAGGGCGTCTGGAGCTGGCCGAGAACGAGTGGCGCGGGGCCGGTTTCGCCGCCGCGATCGCGCTCACCCAGCTGGCCGAGCAGCCCGGCGACAGCATGACCAGGGCGGGTGAGCTGGCAGAGGTCGCGGGGGAGCGACTGGCCGCCGCGTTCCTCGTGGACCGCTCCCGTTAA